Proteins encoded in a region of the Zea mays cultivar B73 chromosome 4, Zm-B73-REFERENCE-NAM-5.0, whole genome shotgun sequence genome:
- the LOC100194252 gene encoding uncharacterized protein LOC100194252, translating to MFTNAQRQVERTGRSGTPRDQYLQDLVTQFQNATDEESKEKIVANLANFAYDPFNYAFMRQLNVLELFLDCITEPNERLIEFGIGGICNSCVDPANALIITQCGGIPLVIQCLSSPVRNTVTYALGALYYLCNPSTKKEILKPDVVSTIREYASAGTVNNNFSNLANAFLEKHVDP from the exons ATGTTTACGAATGCGCAGCGCCAGGTCGAGCGCACCGGCCGTTCTGGCACTCCGCGAGACCAGTACCTTCAG GATCTCGTGACCCAGTTCCAGAACGCCACGGATGAAG AATCTAAGGAGAAGATAGTTGCTAACCTGGCAAATTTTGCTTATGACCCTTTTAATTATGCCTTCATGCGCCAG CTGAATGTTCTGGAGTTATTCTTGGACTGCATTACAGAGCCTAATGAAAGGCTTATCGAGTTCGGCATTGGTGGAATATGTAACTCCTGTGTTG ATCCTGCAAATGCTTTAATCATTACTCAGTGTGGTGGAATCCCATTGGTTATACAATGCTTATCGAGCCCAGTGCGGAATACT GTGACTTATGCGCTTGGGGCTTTGTATTACCTTTGTAACCCTTCGACAAAGAAGGAGATCCTGAAACCAGATGTAGTTAGTACTATAAGAGAGTATGCTTCAGCTGGAACTGTGAATAACAACTTTAGCAATCTGGCTAATGCTTTCTTGGAGAAACATGTTGATCCATGA